A stretch of [Clostridium] scindens DNA encodes these proteins:
- a CDS encoding AraC family ligand binding domain-containing protein, translating into MSNNIGKADGFKDEEYIIIPTESFADYAEHPLVRTVYPTDVGFFPKARDHYRERKEGAEQYILIYCTEGKGTVEVEGQTFSMGKSDAFCIPCKKGHRYYADAKDPWSILWVHFKGGEHGILSD; encoded by the coding sequence ATGAGTAATAATATTGGAAAGGCAGATGGATTTAAGGACGAAGAATATATTATTATTCCTACAGAATCATTTGCGGACTATGCGGAGCACCCGCTGGTGCGGACGGTCTATCCGACGGACGTCGGCTTCTTTCCGAAGGCCCGTGATCATTACCGGGAGAGGAAAGAAGGGGCCGAGCAGTATATTCTGATCTATTGCACGGAGGGAAAAGGAACCGTGGAAGTGGAGGGTCAGACATTTTCGATGGGAAAATCGGACGCATTCTGCATTCCATGCAAAAAGGGACACCGGTACTATGCGGATGCCAAAGACCCATGGAGTATCCTGTGGGTGCACTTCAAAGGGGGAGAACACGGCATACTTTCCGATTGA
- a CDS encoding helix-turn-helix domain-containing protein has product MRMPKTHGVSCGCTSKGENTAYFPIDEPHVVPMNSRHSDNRMMVLFNLLFRVLRRNYTLGNFIYISQVLSLILSEVYYREKVDESSVQDRHVTMVIRFMYENLTRSLTLEEISEEVQLSRSYLNTIFKNQTGRSPVEFFIHLKMQEACKLLKNTNLYIYEVSSRLGYEDQYYFSRIFKKVVGVSPKDYKNGDYFYCE; this is encoded by the coding sequence ATGCGGATGCCAAAGACCCATGGAGTATCCTGTGGGTGCACTTCAAAGGGGGAGAACACGGCATACTTTCCGATTGACGAGCCGCACGTCGTACCTATGAATTCCAGGCACAGCGACAACCGTATGATGGTGCTGTTCAATCTGCTGTTCCGGGTTCTGCGGCGCAACTATACCTTGGGGAACTTCATCTATATCTCTCAGGTGCTGTCCCTGATCCTTTCGGAAGTATACTACCGGGAGAAAGTAGATGAGAGCAGCGTTCAGGACAGGCATGTGACCATGGTCATTCGCTTCATGTATGAGAATCTGACTCGCAGCCTTACCCTGGAGGAGATATCGGAAGAAGTCCAGCTGTCCCGCAGTTATCTGAATACCATATTCAAGAACCAGACCGGACGTTCTCCGGTGGAGTTCTTCATCCACCTGAAGATGCAGGAGGCCTGCAAGCTGCTGAAGAATACCAACCTGTATATCTATGAAGTAAGTTCAAGGCTGGGATATGAAGACCAGTATTACTTCTCCCGGATATTCAAAAAAGTGGTGGGCGTGTCGCCGAAAGATTATAAGAATGGGGATTATTTTTACTGCGAGTAG
- a CDS encoding zinc-dependent alcohol dehydrogenase family protein has product MSEKIPEKMIGMKLPGGAKVEKVECDVPKPGPGQVLLKMKAASLCGSDLKYIYFEHTDKTGGARYDDVIAGHEPSGQVVEVGEGVLDFKEGDRVVVYHIQGCGYCDECKKGFFINCQQPERRAYGWQRDGALAEYMVADVSTCIHLPDFLTYEDGAMIACGFGTAYQGLLRANVSGRDRVLVMGLGPVGQAALILAKAMGAETIGVDISEERLEMAKKIGADQVFMGDDDAVKNVMDYTGGKGVEVAVDCSGSSIGRHRCLEVARMWGQVVFLGEQGTVTFEPSPLLLHKNLTLHGSWVTSVGNMEQLVEFLDRKKIHPSQIITHRYPLSETEEAYRVFATGKTGKVCVNMEME; this is encoded by the coding sequence ATGAGCGAGAAGATTCCAGAGAAAATGATCGGTATGAAGCTTCCGGGAGGAGCGAAAGTTGAGAAGGTGGAGTGCGATGTGCCGAAGCCTGGCCCGGGACAGGTGCTGCTGAAGATGAAGGCAGCCAGCCTGTGCGGCAGCGATTTGAAGTATATTTATTTTGAGCACACGGATAAGACAGGCGGAGCCAGATATGATGACGTGATCGCAGGCCATGAGCCAAGCGGACAGGTTGTAGAAGTAGGCGAGGGCGTGCTTGACTTTAAAGAGGGAGACCGGGTTGTCGTGTACCATATCCAGGGATGCGGATATTGCGACGAGTGTAAGAAGGGCTTCTTTATCAACTGCCAGCAGCCGGAGAGGCGTGCCTATGGATGGCAGAGAGACGGCGCTTTGGCCGAGTATATGGTGGCGGACGTATCTACTTGCATCCATCTTCCAGATTTTCTTACATATGAAGATGGGGCTATGATCGCATGTGGTTTTGGAACTGCTTACCAGGGACTCTTAAGAGCCAATGTATCAGGAAGAGACCGGGTGCTTGTGATGGGACTTGGCCCGGTAGGCCAGGCAGCCCTGATACTGGCCAAGGCAATGGGCGCAGAGACGATTGGCGTTGATATTTCCGAAGAGCGTCTGGAGATGGCGAAGAAGATCGGCGCTGACCAGGTATTCATGGGAGACGATGACGCGGTTAAGAACGTAATGGACTATACCGGAGGCAAGGGCGTAGAGGTTGCCGTAGACTGTTCCGGAAGCAGCATTGGCCGTCACAGATGTCTGGAAGTCGCCAGAATGTGGGGACAGGTAGTGTTCCTTGGAGAGCAGGGAACGGTAACGTTTGAACCAAGCCCGCTGCTGCTGCATAAGAACCTGACATTGCATGGATCCTGGGTTACATCAGTAGGAAACATGGAGCAGCTGGTGGAATTCCTGGACCGCAAGAAAATCCATCCAAGCCAGATTATTACCCACCGCTATCCGCTTAGCGAGACAGAAGAGGCGTATCGTGTATTTGCAACAGGAAAAACAGGCAAGGTTTGCGTGAATATGGAGATGGAATAA
- a CDS encoding ROK family protein, translating to MKRSTSNQEVKKLNRNRVFRYVNSREETSMPEISAALSISGPTVLKIVNELKEEKLLREVGEFESTGGRKAKAIAAVRDVKYAIGLDITKNHVGIVYTDLSGKALKHERVRKPFKYSQTYLHEVAAIVRRFVEESRIPKKRILGMGISVPAIIDVQRDYITNSHALGIYDVPCEELTACMPYPCELLNDANAAAITESNRSRTCSNLVYLFLSNTVGGAIIFGNENGIVRAAQEKDRGSVSMYKGNNWRSGEFGHMVIHPEGKRCYCGKIGCLDAYCSALRLADQTDGDLERFFREMEAGDQDLKKIWNEYLKDLAIAVDNLRMCFDCEIVLGGYVGSSMEPYIQEFRNLVAEKDIFENNGDYVYVCQYQKEASALGAAIFQIEKFIDTI from the coding sequence ATGAAACGAAGCACAAGCAATCAGGAAGTTAAAAAGTTAAATAGAAATCGAGTGTTTCGTTATGTGAATAGCAGGGAAGAAACCAGCATGCCGGAGATATCGGCGGCGCTTTCCATCAGTGGGCCTACTGTTCTTAAGATTGTGAATGAACTGAAGGAAGAGAAGCTGTTACGGGAAGTCGGCGAATTTGAATCCACCGGCGGACGCAAGGCCAAGGCAATTGCAGCCGTGAGGGATGTCAAGTATGCAATCGGGCTTGATATTACGAAGAATCATGTAGGGATCGTTTATACGGATCTTTCAGGAAAGGCGCTCAAGCATGAGCGGGTCCGCAAGCCTTTTAAATACTCGCAGACTTATCTTCATGAAGTTGCGGCAATCGTGAGAAGGTTTGTCGAGGAAAGCCGTATTCCCAAGAAGCGGATTCTGGGAATGGGTATTTCCGTGCCTGCGATTATCGACGTGCAGCGGGATTATATTACGAACTCCCATGCGCTTGGAATCTATGATGTTCCCTGTGAAGAACTGACGGCATGCATGCCATACCCTTGCGAACTTCTAAATGATGCCAATGCGGCAGCCATTACGGAGAGCAACAGAAGCAGGACCTGCAGCAATCTGGTATACCTGTTCCTAAGTAACACGGTGGGCGGCGCGATTATATTTGGAAATGAGAATGGAATCGTGCGCGCGGCACAGGAGAAGGACCGGGGATCGGTCTCTATGTATAAAGGCAATAACTGGAGAAGCGGCGAGTTTGGCCATATGGTCATCCATCCGGAAGGCAAGCGCTGCTACTGCGGCAAGATTGGATGCCTGGATGCATATTGCTCCGCGCTTAGGCTGGCAGATCAGACGGATGGGGATCTGGAGAGATTTTTCAGAGAGATGGAAGCAGGAGACCAGGATCTTAAGAAGATATGGAATGAATATCTGAAGGATCTTGCGATTGCAGTGGACAATCTGCGGATGTGCTTTGATTGCGAGATCGTCCTTGGCGGCTACGTGGGCAGCAGCATGGAGCCTTACATACAGGAGTTCAGGAATCTGGTGGCGGAAAAGGACATATTTGAGAACAACGGAGATTATGTGTACGTATGCCAATACCAGAAAGAGGCATCGGCACTCGGGGCGGCTATTTTCCAAATCGAAAAATTTATCGACACAATTTAA
- a CDS encoding M24 family metallopeptidase: protein MDNLNRILMWLKTTPYEGVVLGRRDNFKWITQFNENAVVTNAEVGIAFLVIQRNGKVEMVADSSDCPRMEKEQNALHADCVLVPWYETLEGFLAWYCNGKGYASDTMIPGTSCVQEELVNLRMMLNETEVARYHEIGQECANIVEKVAMEARPGQTEREVAALLKMRCIDKGISPDCVLVGSDERILNYRHPVPSDKKIKNSLMVVLGGEKYGLNISMTRMVYFQEIPKEIHERMQKTQYIFAAMQNMMREGLPYKEYFEEVKSLYAQAGYPDEWKMHHQGGPTGYGCREFVVTPSTEGIIKEGQAYAWNPTIQGTKCEETTYLKGGKIDILTRTEQWPCSVISTKYGDFQVADILFDKK from the coding sequence ATGGACAATCTGAATAGAATATTAATGTGGCTTAAGACAACCCCTTATGAAGGGGTTGTTCTTGGCCGAAGGGATAATTTTAAATGGATAACGCAGTTTAATGAAAATGCAGTTGTGACGAATGCAGAGGTCGGGATTGCATTTTTAGTCATTCAAAGAAATGGAAAGGTGGAAATGGTAGCAGACAGCAGCGACTGTCCACGCATGGAAAAGGAACAGAATGCGCTTCATGCGGACTGCGTGCTCGTTCCATGGTATGAGACTCTGGAAGGATTCCTTGCATGGTACTGCAATGGAAAAGGCTATGCTTCTGATACGATGATTCCAGGGACATCCTGCGTGCAGGAAGAACTTGTAAATCTAAGAATGATGCTGAATGAGACAGAAGTGGCACGGTACCATGAGATCGGCCAGGAGTGTGCCAATATCGTAGAAAAGGTTGCCATGGAGGCCCGGCCCGGCCAGACGGAAAGGGAGGTTGCGGCTCTTCTCAAGATGCGCTGCATCGACAAAGGAATCAGCCCGGACTGCGTGCTGGTTGGGAGCGACGAAAGAATCCTGAATTACCGGCATCCCGTTCCTTCGGATAAGAAGATCAAGAACAGCCTGATGGTAGTGCTGGGCGGAGAAAAATACGGGCTAAATATCAGCATGACGCGAATGGTGTATTTTCAGGAGATTCCGAAGGAGATCCACGAGCGTATGCAAAAGACTCAGTATATTTTCGCGGCAATGCAGAACATGATGAGGGAAGGACTGCCTTATAAAGAGTATTTTGAAGAAGTAAAGAGCCTGTACGCGCAGGCCGGGTATCCGGATGAGTGGAAGATGCACCATCAGGGAGGCCCGACGGGGTATGGCTGTAGAGAATTCGTTGTTACGCCTTCCACAGAAGGCATAATCAAGGAAGGACAGGCTTATGCATGGAATCCCACGATCCAGGGGACAAAGTGCGAGGAGACTACATATCTGAAAGGCGGAAAGATCGATATTCTGACCAGGACGGAGCAATGGCCGTGCTCCGTAATCAGTACAAAATACGGGGATTTCCAGGTGGCGGACATTCTCTTCGACAAAAAATAG